From the Pecten maximus unplaced genomic scaffold, xPecMax1.1, whole genome shotgun sequence genome, the window AGTTAGTGTGAGTTGAGCTCTGGTGTGTTCAGGATAACCTTGAGAGACGAAGGCACGGATAACCAGAAACAGCGCAGCAGACAGGTTTGTGGATTTCTCTTATCGTTTGATATTTGTAGGTATTTCAATTTGTTGTATGGTAACAATTTCGGACATTATGTCGTCACGTATACAGGAACTTAAGGAGTTGGCTGCTTCCTTAGGCTTAGAGGGTAAGGAGATCATGCAGTACATTGTTTCTGAACAGGCTGCTGAGAGAGACGAGCGTGCTAGAGAGAGAGAACGACAGCATGATTTAGAGATGGCTAGAGAGAGGTTGAAAGTGGCAGAGGCAGAAGCGTCTCTTCAAGAGCAAAGGGCGGTGCAGGAGCATAAGCGACAGATGGAACTATTGGCGAAGCAGAGTGAGCTGGGTCCAATACAGATCGGTGCTGAGGCAAAACCTGCAAGTTTTGTGAAGGCTCCAAAACTACCTTATTTTGACGACGGGAAAGATAACATCGACTCATACTTGCAAAGGTTTGATAGATATGCAACGACGCAGAAGTGGAACAAGGAGACTCAATGGGCAACTCATCTAAGTGTATTATTGAAGGGTCGTGCGCTCGATGTATTTTCGCGGATGCCACTTGCCGAGAGTATGGATTATGACCAGTTGAAGCGAGCGCTCTTGAAACGTTTCGAGATGACGGAACAAGGATTTCGGAAGAGATTCAGAGGGGGACGACCGGAATCGGGAGAGACATTTGCGCAATTTGCGGTAAGGTTAGAAAGCTACTTTATGCGATGGATTGAGTTAGCTGGCGTTAAGGAAACATTTGCAGACTTGCGTGACCTGATGCTTCGAGACCAATTCATCCAGACGTGCGGAAATGAACTGATGCTATTCCTAAAGGAACGTACACCGTCGAGTATTGCAGAGATGTCCAAGTTAGCGGATCAGTACGCTGACGCAAGAGGGAATCCATCAAGTTTAGCGAAGCCTCGTCCAGATCGTCAGAAAAGGACTAGTGATGGGAATGGCCCTAAAGCGAACCAGCAAGGCAGCGTTGTGAACAGCGACAAAGTGCCAATTGACAAAGATGGCCAGAGTAAGAGAAGGACATGTTTCA encodes:
- the LOC117320952 gene encoding uncharacterized protein LOC117320952, whose amino-acid sequence is MSSRIQELKELAASLGLEGKEIMQYIVSEQAAERDERARERERQHDLEMARERLKVAEAEASLQEQRAVQEHKRQMELLAKQSELGPIQIGAEAKPASFVKAPKLPYFDDGKDNIDSYLQRFDRYATTQKWNKETQWATHLSVLLKGRALDVFSRMPLAESMDYDQLKRALLKRFEMTEQGFRKRFRGGRPESGETFAQFAVRLESYFMRWIELAGVKETFADLRDLMLRDQFIQTCGNELMLFLKERTPSSIAEMSKLADQYADARGNPSSLAKPRPDRQKRTSDGNGPKANQQGSVVNSDKVPIDKDGQSKRRTCFICNSPDHLAFKCPQKKKNQVKSVSRDMSTTEDGPTVAMRLTQMF